A window of Auraticoccus monumenti contains these coding sequences:
- a CDS encoding DUF4282 domain-containing protein: protein MSDDQQGRDPGARRFDPAQPGQEQYGQQPGSPEQYGQQPGSPEQYGQQPGSPEQYGQPYGQGQGQQPYGSPEQYGQYGQQGYGQQPYGQNPDPYSQAPSAPPPSSASSASWDQSQNAWEQGQQQPSWGEQQPQSQPSADWDAGQTRQTQPTGWGEQQPQGGWGEQPGSQPSAAQPQAPTGYPQSSASAGYPQSQGSAGYPQSQPSAGYTPAGYTPQGSAGYGQSADYGQQGHAQGGYGDQGGQQGFGTAATAAPWSQGAGAAGGPGGGKGRSGGGLRSLLDFSFTSYATPSIVKIVYLGAALLLVLAWLGYAISFILTGLSTDTGGLVGLGVVALVFGWIPVVIYIALVRVSLEFSLAGIRTAEGVREIKEHLLTSSSKDEDSATS, encoded by the coding sequence ATGTCTGACGATCAGCAGGGCCGCGACCCCGGTGCACGCCGCTTCGACCCGGCCCAGCCCGGGCAGGAGCAGTACGGGCAGCAGCCGGGCTCGCCCGAGCAGTACGGGCAGCAGCCGGGCTCGCCCGAGCAGTACGGGCAGCAGCCGGGCTCGCCCGAGCAGTACGGGCAGCCGTACGGCCAGGGGCAGGGCCAGCAGCCCTACGGCTCTCCCGAGCAGTACGGGCAGTACGGGCAGCAGGGCTACGGGCAGCAGCCGTACGGGCAGAACCCCGACCCCTACAGTCAGGCACCCTCCGCACCGCCGCCGTCGAGCGCCTCCTCCGCCTCGTGGGACCAGTCGCAGAACGCCTGGGAGCAGGGCCAGCAGCAGCCGTCGTGGGGCGAGCAGCAGCCGCAGAGCCAGCCCTCGGCGGACTGGGACGCGGGCCAGACCCGGCAGACCCAGCCGACCGGCTGGGGCGAGCAGCAGCCGCAGGGCGGGTGGGGTGAGCAGCCCGGCTCGCAGCCCTCGGCCGCCCAGCCCCAGGCGCCGACCGGCTACCCGCAGTCCTCCGCCTCCGCCGGGTACCCGCAGTCCCAGGGCTCGGCCGGGTACCCGCAGTCCCAGCCCTCGGCCGGGTACACACCGGCCGGCTACACGCCGCAGGGCTCCGCGGGCTACGGCCAGAGCGCGGACTACGGCCAGCAGGGCCACGCCCAGGGCGGCTACGGCGACCAGGGCGGCCAGCAGGGGTTCGGCACCGCGGCGACCGCGGCCCCGTGGTCCCAGGGCGCTGGTGCGGCCGGCGGCCCCGGCGGCGGGAAGGGGCGCTCCGGCGGCGGGCTCAGGTCGCTGCTGGACTTCTCCTTCACCAGCTACGCCACCCCCTCGATCGTCAAGATCGTCTACCTCGGCGCGGCCCTCCTGCTGGTGCTGGCCTGGCTCGGCTACGCGATCAGCTTCATCCTCACGGGCCTCTCCACCGACACCGGCGGCCTCGTGGGCCTGGGCGTCGTCGCCCTGGTCTTCGGCTGGATCCCGGTGGTCATCTACATCGCCCTGGTCCGGGTCTCCCTCGAGTTCTCCCTGGCCGGCATCCGGACCGCCGAGGGCGTCCGCGAGATCAAGGAGCACCTCCTCACCAGCAGCAGCAAGGACGAGGACTCCGCCACCAGCTGA